The following are encoded in a window of Arctopsyche grandis isolate Sample6627 chromosome 4, ASM5162203v2, whole genome shotgun sequence genomic DNA:
- the RabGGTa gene encoding rab geranylgeranyltransferase subunit alpha has protein sequence MHGIARVRTTEEEKIKKQKERQAKLIVYKTCMEKIFLKRSQKAYDEESLKLTAEVLGDNPDFGTLWNFRREILLSYDTNIEEFLDIELRLTENCLKVNPKSYYAWYHRIWALEKKKNANWNLELGLCNKYLKFDERNFHCWDYRNYVVNKANINLNDEFDYSTQKIQENFSNYSAWHYRSKLLTKLFPNFREMNSEEETKHRDELELVINAAFTDPYDTSAWFYQRWLLGASSKDIGLAVCRVSPEKSYIAFNQSISLNQANFQVDVSVNGSVISGSWKSLSGFQLDVMWILVHDSEIDLTSCSNVEITLIRHDESKDVIICDRGNEYVGYAPISFSNNFGKSVIEELKDQQQSCEQLLELEPDSKWTLLTFAVILNSIDHISNYQKCHELLSELMSLDPMRKNYYKDLLSRWHIQYCLETNFDSVKQGRFKCQSDDDGLVEITKLYYLQYWSACKSVNARGFKLTSRSLSSFQVLQNCQILDLGNNSIESLCGFPSLPELRTIYLDGNNIESNDLQYLKNCEKLETIYLNNKIAVDDFKSIIPSLKSISLRN, from the exons ATG CATGGTATTGCGAGAGTTCGTACCACGGAAGAAGAGAAGATCAAGAAACAAAAGGAGCGCCAAGCTAAACTCATCGTTTATAAAACATGcatggaaaaaatatttctcaAG AGGTCTCAAAAAGCATACGACGAAGAGTCATTGAAGCTCACCGCTGAAGTGCTAGGTGATAATCCTGACTTTGGTACTTTGTGGAACTTTCGACGAGAAATACTGTTGTCTTATGA TACAAACATAGAGGAATTCTTAGATATAGAGCTTCGACTTACCGAAAATTGCCTTAAAGTTAATCCGAAATCATATTATGCTTGGTATCATCGCATATGGGCTCTGGAGAAAAAAAAGAATGCAAATTGGAATTTGGAGCTCGGCTTGTGTAATAAATATCTCAAGTTCGATGAAagaaatt TTCATTGCTGGGATTATCGCAATTATGTCGTGAATAAAGCAAACATTAACTTGAACGACGAGTTTGATTATTCAACACAGAAGATAcaagaaaatttttcaaattattccgCTTGGCATTACCGTAGTaaattattaacgaaactatTTCCAAATTTTAGAG AGATGAACAGTGAAGAAGAAACAAAGCATCGAGATGAATTAGAATTAGTAATTAACGCTGCCTTTACTGATCCTTATGATACGAGTGCGTGGTTTTACCAAAGATGGTTACTCG GCGCATCATCTAAAGATATTGGATTAGCTGTTTGTAGAGTATCGCCTGAAAAGTCATACATTGCATTTAATCAAAGCATATCTCTCAATCAGgcaaattttcaagttgacgTATCAGTAAACGGCAGTGTAATTTCTGGTAGTTGGAAATCATTATCTGGATTTCAATTGGATGTAATGTGGATACTCGTTCATGATTCTGAGATTGATTTAACATCTTGCAGTAATGTTGAG ataactCTAATTCGACACGATGAAAGTAAGGATGTTATTATATGTGATCGGGGAAATGAGTATGTCGGCTATGCGCCGATTTCTTTCTCGAATAATTTTGGTAAATCTGTAATTGAAGAGTTAAAAGATCAGCAACAGTCTTGCGAACAATTGTTGGAACTGGAACCCGATAGTAAAT ggaCGTTGCTCACATTCGCTGTTATATTAAATTCTATCgatcacatatcaaattatcaAAAGTGCCATGAATTATTAAGCGAGCTTATGTCATTGGATCCGATgcgaaaaaattattacaaagatTTATTATCCCGTTGGCATATACAATACTGTCTAGAAACAAATTTCGACTCGGTCAAACAAGGACGTTTCAAATGTCAAAGTGATGACGACGGTCTCGTCGAAATAACAAAGTTGTATTACCTCCAATATTGGAGTGCTTGCAAGAGTGTAAACGCAAGGGGATTTAAGTTGACGTCTCGTTCGTTGTCTTCGTTTCAAGTATTGCAAAATTGTCAG ATTTTAGATTTGGGAAATAACTCTATAGAATCTCTGTGCGGATTCCCGAGTTTACCAGAGCTTCGTACGATTTATTTGGACGGTAATAACATTGAGTCGAACGATTTGCAGTATCTAAAGAATTGCGAAAAGCTCgaaactatttatttaaataataaaatcgcaGTCGACGATTTTAAATCGATCATTCCTTCATTAAAATCGATAAGTCTTCGTAATTga